Sequence from the uncultured Methanobrevibacter sp. genome:
ATCCAGTAGCACAAGGAATTGAAATGCCGTCAATACCATCAAAATAGGTGCATTATGAAGAAGTTTATTGTCATAGACGGATTGGACGGGTCAGGTAAAGACACACAGGTAAGACTACTTGCTGAGATGTATGAAAAGCAGGGAAAAAGTGTTGTTGTAAGGTCCCATCCATGCAGTGACAATAGATTTGGCAGACGCTCAAAACAGGCCCTTCTAAAGGAGGGCAAATTGTATCACATCCTTGCAACTCTTAATTTCGGTCTTGATGCAATAAGATCGGTACATATGTATTATTATCGCAGGGACTGTGATGTTCTAATTTTTTCAAGATACATTCTGGCGGTGATGTACTTGCCGAATGGAATCAATACAATTGTATACAAACTCGTGGCTTTCATTCTTCCTACTTCCAATTTGATGTTCTTTTTGGACATTACTCCCGAGGAGTCACTTAGAAGAATAGGCTCACGTGATGAAGAAAAAGAGATGTTTGAAAATATCGATGCGCTAAAGGAAAGTCGTGAAAAATCACGGAAATTCACATATAACTGGAATGTGATTCCCGCCGACGGCACACCTGAGGAAATTTCACAAAAAATAAGGGCAATATGCCTTGAAAGTAAATGATTACAGTACTTCCTTAATGCCGTCTGATGTTATAATCATCAATGAATTGAGGTTTTCGAGAACAAGTGACACTATAGGATGGGTCTGGATGTCCTTGTGCATGAAAATAATCTCATTTTCGACAATGTCAATCCAGTTTACATGATAGACCACTACACCATTAACAATCAGGCCTAAAAATTCAGGAACATAACGGTTTTCATTAATCTCTTCAAAATATGGGTTTTTTCTAAATATTTCTCTTAAAATTTTATCCATTCTATACACCTTTTCTTTCATATACGAATTTCGGAACCGCCTTGTCAAAGGGATCGAAGGTTTCACGGTTTTTGACTTCCATACATTTCATGCTGACCTTTGAGTGGAGTGATGAAGGAAGCCTTAAAATCCTTTTAAGGTCAATAGATACTTTGGCGTCAATGGTTGCCAGGTTCACCCTTGCCATTGCCTCAACAAGATTCTTGTATCTTCTAGGTCCTATATCCTTTTTAAACAAACCCCAATTGTCGTTTTCAAGGTGATGTCTTGATGCGATTATGTCCTTCATGAGTTTAGGGTTTATTCCGTCAATCTTTTCATTGCCCACAAGATGCTGGATATTGAACTTGACCTTTTGGGTGAAAATCTTCTGATATCCGACAGGTATTGTGAAGTGTTCAAAGTTGAAGCTTTGATTTGACACCTCGGTGTTCATGAACTGTGACTTTGGAACTTCAGCGCCTGCAGCATAC
This genomic interval carries:
- a CDS encoding thymidylate kinase, with product MKKFIVIDGLDGSGKDTQVRLLAEMYEKQGKSVVVRSHPCSDNRFGRRSKQALLKEGKLYHILATLNFGLDAIRSVHMYYYRRDCDVLIFSRYILAVMYLPNGINTIVYKLVAFILPTSNLMFFLDITPEESLRRIGSRDEEKEMFENIDALKESREKSRKFTYNWNVIPADGTPEEISQKIRAICLESK